From Lujinxingia vulgaris, a single genomic window includes:
- the nuoL gene encoding NADH-quinone oxidoreductase subunit L, with protein MEPLYSDSFYFLGLIVLMPMLGAIINGLFGAKLPKNLVNWVACGAMALSFAFALVSFQALVNQGNGEEVGHLSYTAFQWIFSGSLGAEIAFLFDPLSAVLVLIITGVGLLIHIYSTGYMAEDPSKWRYFAYLNLFVFAMLLLALGKNMLVTFIGWEGVGMASYLLIGFWYSDADKAAAGQKAFIVNRVGDFFFLLGMFILFFTAGTWDYLELEALATNTATAAVLLPIALPVGVLIFLGCTGKSAQIPLYVWLPDAMAGPTPVSALIHAATMVTAGVFLLSRINWIFTLDPNLMMIVAVVGSLTALMAATIAIVQTDIKKVLAYSTVSQLGFMFMAVGVGSFTAAVFHLMTHAFFKALLFLAAGSVIHGMHHEQDMRKMGGLKKYMPWTHAAFLVGTLAIAGVPLFAGFYSKDFILWSALSNVHVLNVAGVLETAQMEMFTTTLAPAVVAAEGHALEVLGGALFINWFVFIVGVLTAGLTAFYMFRAYFMTFHGECRADDETKSHIHESPSAMLVALLVLAFLSVVGGYIGWPHFIAAAFPAGLKHYALGLEHWLAEVFVVSDTYRIIGRFGEHPYLAEGLAAATSVIIAGVGIGLAYLMYVKRTDLPGVIHARVTKLHYVLSNKYFVDEGYFAAFVRPTLLIGKVMTWFDKNIIAGLLVGGAAFMTQNLGRILRNLQSGNVQRYATYISLALALVVLAIFYPGCLA; from the coding sequence ATGGAACCGCTTTACTCCGATAGTTTTTATTTCCTCGGCCTGATTGTGCTGATGCCGATGCTCGGCGCGATCATCAACGGCCTTTTTGGCGCGAAGCTCCCCAAGAACCTGGTCAACTGGGTGGCCTGCGGGGCGATGGCGCTTTCCTTTGCGTTCGCGCTGGTGAGCTTCCAGGCCCTGGTCAACCAGGGCAATGGCGAGGAGGTGGGGCACCTGAGCTACACCGCCTTCCAGTGGATCTTCAGCGGGAGCCTGGGCGCCGAGATCGCGTTTTTGTTCGATCCCCTCTCGGCGGTGCTGGTGCTGATCATCACCGGCGTCGGTCTGCTGATTCACATCTACTCGACCGGCTACATGGCCGAGGACCCCTCGAAGTGGCGCTACTTCGCCTACCTCAACCTCTTTGTGTTCGCGATGCTGCTCCTTGCCCTGGGCAAGAACATGCTCGTGACCTTCATCGGTTGGGAAGGCGTGGGGATGGCCAGCTACCTGCTCATCGGCTTCTGGTACAGCGACGCCGACAAGGCCGCCGCAGGCCAGAAGGCCTTTATCGTCAACCGTGTGGGCGACTTCTTCTTCCTGCTGGGGATGTTTATCCTCTTCTTCACCGCGGGCACCTGGGATTACCTGGAGCTTGAGGCGCTGGCCACGAACACCGCCACCGCCGCTGTGCTACTCCCGATCGCGCTGCCTGTTGGCGTGCTGATCTTCCTGGGCTGCACGGGTAAGAGCGCGCAGATTCCGCTCTACGTCTGGCTCCCCGACGCGATGGCCGGTCCGACGCCGGTCAGTGCGCTGATTCACGCGGCGACGATGGTCACCGCCGGCGTCTTCTTGCTCTCGCGCATCAACTGGATCTTCACCCTCGATCCCAACCTGATGATGATCGTGGCCGTGGTCGGCTCCTTGACCGCGCTGATGGCTGCGACGATCGCGATCGTTCAGACCGACATCAAGAAGGTGCTGGCCTACTCCACCGTCTCACAGCTCGGCTTTATGTTCATGGCCGTGGGTGTGGGCTCGTTCACCGCGGCGGTCTTCCACCTGATGACCCACGCCTTCTTTAAGGCGCTGCTCTTCCTCGCGGCCGGTAGCGTGATTCACGGCATGCACCACGAGCAGGACATGCGCAAGATGGGCGGGCTTAAGAAGTACATGCCCTGGACCCACGCCGCCTTCCTGGTCGGGACGCTGGCGATTGCCGGGGTGCCGCTCTTTGCCGGCTTCTACTCCAAGGACTTCATCCTCTGGAGCGCGCTCTCCAACGTGCACGTGCTTAACGTCGCCGGCGTGCTGGAGACGGCGCAGATGGAGATGTTCACCACCACGCTCGCTCCGGCGGTTGTGGCGGCCGAGGGGCACGCGCTCGAAGTTCTCGGTGGCGCGCTCTTCATCAACTGGTTCGTCTTCATCGTCGGTGTGCTCACCGCGGGTTTGACCGCCTTCTACATGTTCCGCGCCTACTTCATGACCTTCCATGGCGAGTGCCGTGCGGATGACGAGACCAAGAGCCACATCCACGAGTCGCCCTCGGCGATGCTGGTGGCGCTGCTGGTGCTGGCCTTCCTCTCGGTGGTCGGTGGCTACATCGGCTGGCCGCACTTCATCGCGGCGGCCTTCCCGGCAGGCCTCAAGCACTATGCGCTGGGCCTTGAGCACTGGCTGGCCGAGGTCTTTGTGGTCTCGGACACCTACCGCATCATCGGCCGCTTCGGTGAGCACCCCTACCTGGCCGAAGGCCTGGCCGCGGCGACCAGCGTGATCATCGCCGGTGTGGGCATTGGCCTGGCGTACCTGATGTACGTCAAGCGCACCGACCTTCCGGGCGTGATTCACGCTCGCGTGACCAAACTTCATTACGTGCTGTCCAACAAGTACTTCGTCGATGAGGGCTACTTCGCGGCGTTTGTTCGCCCGACGTTGCTTATCGGGAAGGTGATGACCTGGTTCGACAAGAACATCATCGCCGGCCTGCTGGTGGGAGGCGCGGCGTTTATGACCCAGAACCTGGGTCGCATTTTGCGCAACCTGCAGAGCGGCAATGTGCAGCGCTACGCCACGTACATCAGCCTTGCGCTGGCGCTTGTAGTCCTGGCGATCTTCTACCCGGGCTGTCTCGCTTAA
- a CDS encoding complex I subunit 4 family protein, with the protein MVQLTNIFSALAGNPLLAQAAAVSEGGIPWLTLTTFGPLLGILALLLIPRDQVQVLRNVALLTSLGVFAVSIGILVLFDPSLPMAAGEAFTFQLTEGPYEWIPSLGVSYALGIDGFSYWLVLLTTFLMPLAIWSTYSSVHENVKEYMICLLFLEVGMIGALVATDVFLFYIFWEVMLIPMYFIIGVWGGADRVKAAATFFIYTMLGSILMLLAIMYVYFQAGVQTGTFSFLYTDILAADFSATEQFWLFAAFFLAFAIKVPLFPFHTWLPLAHVQAPTAGSVILAAVMLKMGTYGILRYAFPLFPDALKTFAPYIAVLSVIGIIYGAIVALVQDDVKKLVAYSSVSHLGFCVLGLVAMTPQGISGAMYVMLAHGIATGGLFLCVGVLYERRHSRQIADFGGVASVMPMFATFFMIITFASAGLPGLNGFVGEFLSIMGTSQSHFLWFESPFGFIKPENAGSGYGVYELSAMTDVAIGSARQAGPEITAFVFTIFATSGVILGAAYLLWMFKRVMFGSVVHDEIRTMPRLSAREIGVLVPIVLMAIFMGVFPKFFLSRMDPSIHQFLTYMDQNVTEANTVVVEPLDPSWVPQGSMIDLAKERNER; encoded by the coding sequence ATGGTTCAATTGACGAACATCTTTAGTGCCCTGGCGGGCAACCCGCTTCTGGCCCAGGCCGCGGCGGTCAGCGAGGGAGGCATTCCCTGGCTGACGTTGACGACTTTCGGGCCGCTTCTGGGGATCCTGGCGCTGCTCTTGATCCCGCGCGATCAGGTGCAGGTGCTGCGTAACGTGGCGCTGCTCACCTCGCTGGGTGTCTTTGCGGTGAGCATCGGGATTCTGGTGCTCTTCGACCCATCGCTTCCGATGGCGGCAGGGGAGGCGTTCACCTTCCAGCTGACCGAGGGGCCCTACGAGTGGATTCCCTCCCTGGGGGTGAGCTACGCGCTGGGCATTGACGGCTTCAGCTACTGGCTGGTGCTCTTGACGACCTTCTTGATGCCGCTGGCGATCTGGTCGACCTACTCGTCGGTGCACGAGAACGTCAAAGAGTACATGATCTGCCTGCTCTTCCTTGAGGTGGGGATGATCGGTGCGCTTGTGGCCACCGACGTCTTCCTCTTCTACATCTTCTGGGAAGTGATGCTCATCCCGATGTACTTCATCATCGGCGTGTGGGGTGGGGCGGATCGCGTGAAAGCGGCCGCGACCTTCTTCATCTACACGATGCTGGGCTCGATCCTGATGCTGCTCGCCATCATGTACGTCTACTTCCAGGCGGGCGTGCAGACCGGGACCTTCTCCTTCCTTTACACCGACATCCTGGCGGCGGACTTCAGCGCCACCGAGCAGTTCTGGCTCTTTGCGGCCTTCTTCCTGGCGTTCGCGATTAAGGTCCCGCTCTTCCCCTTCCACACCTGGCTGCCGCTGGCGCACGTTCAGGCGCCGACTGCCGGTTCTGTGATCCTGGCGGCGGTGATGCTGAAGATGGGTACCTACGGGATCCTGCGCTACGCCTTCCCGCTCTTCCCCGATGCGCTCAAGACCTTTGCGCCCTATATCGCGGTGTTGTCGGTGATCGGCATCATCTACGGGGCGATCGTGGCCCTGGTGCAGGATGATGTGAAGAAGCTCGTGGCCTACTCCTCAGTCAGCCACCTCGGCTTCTGTGTGCTGGGCCTTGTGGCCATGACGCCCCAGGGCATCAGCGGGGCGATGTACGTGATGCTCGCCCACGGTATCGCCACCGGCGGACTCTTCCTCTGCGTGGGCGTGCTTTATGAGCGTCGTCACTCGCGCCAGATCGCCGACTTCGGCGGGGTGGCCAGCGTGATGCCGATGTTCGCGACCTTCTTCATGATCATCACGTTTGCCTCGGCCGGTCTGCCCGGTCTCAACGGCTTCGTCGGTGAGTTCCTGAGCATTATGGGCACCTCGCAGAGCCACTTCCTTTGGTTTGAGTCGCCCTTTGGTTTCATCAAGCCGGAGAACGCCGGCTCGGGCTACGGGGTCTACGAGCTCTCGGCCATGACCGATGTGGCGATTGGCTCGGCGCGTCAGGCCGGCCCGGAGATCACGGCCTTTGTCTTCACGATCTTTGCGACCTCCGGCGTCATCCTGGGCGCGGCCTACCTGCTGTGGATGTTCAAGCGGGTGATGTTCGGCTCGGTGGTTCACGATGAGATCCGCACGATGCCCCGCCTGAGCGCCCGCGAGATTGGCGTGCTCGTGCCGATCGTGCTGATGGCCATCTTCATGGGCGTCTTCCCCAAATTCTTCCTGAGCCGGATGGATCCCTCGATTCATCAGTTTTTGACCTACATGGACCAGAACGTCACCGAGGCGAACACCGTGGTGGTCGAGCCTCTTGACCCGAGCTGGGTCCCGCAGGGCTCGATGATCGACCTGGCCAAAGAGCGTAACGAGCGCTGA
- a CDS encoding NADH-quinone oxidoreductase subunit N: protein MTMQLLSTLNTLAMLTPPQGAEFAAIVPGMIVTLVALAFILIDVFHRKGTPRDYLAYFSVIGLGVGAASSWYLWDGTLEAPTFFGMLYLDRFALFFSALACVSGALAILCSPAVLRSHRMDRGEYYLLVLFSVAGMIFMAASADLLSLFIAFEIMSIPIYVLAGFLREDSRSAEASMKYFVLGAFSAALMLYGIALIYGATGTTNLEMIAQNLYYLEGGEGQHAGFGLAMLGVLLIFSGFAFKVAAVPFHIWTPDVYTGSPTPVVGFMATAVKAIAFAGLMRVFAVAFPLDVLRGGFFGYGWIDIAFALAAFSMVLGNVVALVQNNVKRMLAYSSIAHAGYLLLGFTAANAHPRFFLHNDAILFYLVSYTFGTIGSFAVLSYFSRRGESVETFEDLGQLGIKYPMMGLVMGISIFSAAGIPPTAGFLGKFYIFRSAIDVGMQTDEFSFIGLAILGVLSSVAGVYYYLKVLIYMYMKPEKRAFRPLEHTGPKVAMVVCAAMTLYLGIFPARAIEITQESILDFQGVSSAVQATLDLGQQALDARQAAE from the coding sequence ATGACCATGCAATTGCTCTCCACATTGAACACGCTCGCGATGCTCACACCGCCCCAGGGCGCGGAGTTCGCCGCGATCGTCCCCGGGATGATCGTCACGCTTGTGGCGTTGGCGTTCATTCTCATCGACGTATTTCACCGCAAGGGGACGCCGCGCGACTACCTGGCCTACTTCTCGGTCATCGGTCTGGGCGTGGGCGCCGCGAGCAGCTGGTACCTGTGGGACGGCACCCTGGAGGCTCCGACCTTCTTCGGGATGCTCTACCTGGACCGCTTCGCGCTCTTCTTCAGCGCGTTGGCCTGTGTGAGCGGCGCGCTGGCGATCCTCTGCTCGCCAGCGGTCCTGCGCAGCCACCGGATGGACCGCGGGGAGTATTACCTGCTGGTGCTCTTCAGCGTGGCGGGCATGATCTTTATGGCGGCGTCGGCCGACCTGCTCAGCCTCTTCATCGCCTTTGAGATCATGTCGATCCCGATCTACGTGCTCGCCGGCTTCCTGCGCGAAGATTCGCGCAGCGCCGAGGCCTCGATGAAGTACTTCGTGCTGGGTGCCTTCTCGGCGGCGTTGATGCTCTACGGCATCGCGCTGATCTACGGCGCCACCGGCACGACCAACCTGGAGATGATCGCCCAGAACCTCTACTACCTCGAAGGTGGTGAGGGGCAGCACGCGGGCTTTGGTCTGGCGATGCTCGGTGTGCTCCTGATCTTCAGCGGTTTTGCGTTTAAGGTCGCCGCGGTTCCCTTCCACATCTGGACGCCCGACGTTTACACCGGCAGCCCCACGCCTGTGGTCGGTTTCATGGCGACGGCGGTCAAGGCGATCGCGTTCGCCGGCCTGATGCGCGTCTTCGCGGTGGCCTTCCCGCTCGATGTGCTGCGTGGCGGCTTCTTCGGCTACGGCTGGATTGACATCGCGTTTGCGCTGGCGGCCTTCTCGATGGTGCTCGGCAACGTGGTGGCGCTTGTGCAGAACAACGTCAAGCGCATGCTGGCCTACTCCTCGATCGCTCACGCTGGCTACCTGCTGCTGGGCTTTACGGCGGCCAACGCCCACCCGCGCTTTTTCCTGCACAACGACGCCATCCTCTTTTACCTGGTGTCCTACACCTTCGGCACGATCGGGTCCTTTGCGGTGCTCTCCTACTTCAGCCGCCGCGGTGAGTCGGTGGAGACCTTCGAAGACCTGGGTCAGCTGGGCATCAAGTACCCGATGATGGGTCTTGTGATGGGCATCAGCATCTTCTCGGCAGCGGGCATCCCGCCCACAGCTGGCTTCCTGGGCAAGTTCTACATCTTCCGCTCGGCGATCGATGTGGGTATGCAAACCGATGAGTTCTCCTTCATCGGGCTTGCCATCCTGGGCGTGCTCAGCAGCGTGGCCGGCGTGTATTACTACCTGAAGGTGCTCATCTACATGTACATGAAGCCCGAGAAGCGCGCGTTCCGCCCGCTGGAGCACACCGGTCCGAAGGTGGCGATGGTGGTCTGTGCGGCGATGACCCTGTACCTGGGCATCTTCCCGGCGCGCGCCATCGAGATCACCCAGGAGTCCATCCTCGACTTCCAGGGCGTCTCCTCGGCGGTGCAGGCCACGCTCGACCTTGGTCAGCAAGCGCTGGACGCCCGGCAGGCCGCCGAGTAA
- a CDS encoding FHA domain-containing protein, with the protein MSDAIICPQCQTAHYASEAYCESCGADLSAAAPAPDDDPFAFDEAPEEVDAEQGYEADDDFELAEIPVEPLDAEDGYDDLDQGYGDPDEEDQYFDGEGYDLVEVSDASQEPPTPPGADASLDYPEVAVEAAVGEHSEDLAEFGALDVEPIDSEDDPLFEGAEDDLGDVPDMLASEPEVEFEQTPAAKLEPQRTTPRERPEVQPLPVPGPYEEPALLTLFRDQKALETYAVELDALVVGRADAEREHTPHIDLSEHAGEAVSRRQVAIYRQNKNYIVCNLAASGTQYNDELLEPGDRRRLNEGDTLVLGEKVALRFSLPAV; encoded by the coding sequence CGGCGCCGGCCCCCGACGACGATCCCTTTGCCTTCGACGAGGCCCCTGAGGAGGTTGACGCTGAGCAGGGCTACGAAGCCGACGACGACTTCGAGCTGGCCGAGATCCCGGTTGAGCCCCTCGACGCCGAGGATGGGTACGACGATCTCGACCAGGGCTATGGCGACCCGGACGAGGAGGACCAGTACTTCGATGGCGAGGGCTACGACCTCGTGGAAGTCAGCGACGCCTCCCAGGAGCCCCCGACCCCGCCCGGTGCCGATGCATCGCTCGACTACCCCGAGGTCGCCGTCGAGGCCGCGGTGGGCGAACATTCCGAAGATCTCGCCGAGTTCGGAGCACTGGATGTGGAGCCCATCGACAGCGAGGATGACCCGCTCTTTGAGGGCGCCGAAGACGACCTGGGCGACGTCCCCGACATGCTCGCCAGCGAACCAGAGGTCGAGTTCGAGCAGACCCCGGCGGCAAAACTCGAGCCGCAGCGCACCACCCCGCGCGAGCGCCCCGAAGTTCAACCTCTGCCGGTGCCCGGCCCCTATGAGGAGCCCGCCCTGCTGACGCTTTTCCGCGACCAGAAGGCGCTGGAGACCTACGCCGTGGAGCTCGACGCGCTGGTGGTAGGCCGCGCCGATGCTGAGCGTGAGCACACCCCGCACATCGACCTGAGTGAGCACGCTGGCGAGGCGGTGTCGCGCCGCCAGGTGGCGATCTACCGTCAGAACAAGAACTACATCGTCTGCAACCTCGCCGCGTCGGGAACCCAGTACAACGACGAGTTGTTGGAGCCCGGCGATCGCCGGCGCCTCAACGAAGGCGATACGCTGGTGCTTGGCGAAAAGGTCGCGCTGCGCTTCTCGCTGCCGGCGGTCTGA